CCGCTGACCAGCGGTTCGACCTGGCGTCGGCCCGTCGCGCCGGCGAGCGGGACGAGCTCGGCGCGTGGGTCGCCGAGTTCCTCGCGAGCCCCGGGAGCGACAACGCCGAGCTCGGGGAGATCCTGAGCGACCAGGACCTCTGGTGGCTCGGACCGGTGCAGGTCCCGATCGACCAGCTGCACCGCCTCGCCGGGCCGCCGGGCGATCCGGTCCTCGTGCCGGTGAAGGACGAGGACTGGCGCGACGACGTCGAGGACCTGGAGGAGAAGGTCGAGGAGGGGTGGGAGCCGCCCCCGGTGGTCGTCACCTGGCGCGACGACCAGATGGTCCTCGAGGACGGCAACCACCG
This portion of the Actinomarinicola tropica genome encodes:
- a CDS encoding ParB N-terminal domain-containing protein — encoded protein: MTADQRFDLASARRAGERDELGAWVAEFLASPGSDNAELGEILSDQDLWWLGPVQVPIDQLHRLAGPPGDPVLVPVKDEDWRDDVEDLEEKVEEGWEPPPVVVTWRDDQMVLEDGNHRVEGMRRAGEREAWAVIGFHDPEHRERFRVPRS